One genomic region from Halomonas sp. HAL1 encodes:
- a CDS encoding DUF2274 domain-containing protein, with the protein MLIGRIEHDPKKQFPLQLPESTLGRLELYKELYQQTFGEKVANNDLVDLMLTNVMDRDREFKRFVREEERKKKQEAKQQELGAGTNSLAGEAEAEPHAEALSHQREQQHQA; encoded by the coding sequence ATGCTCATCGGACGCATAGAGCACGACCCCAAAAAACAATTCCCGTTGCAGCTACCAGAGTCAACCCTCGGTCGGCTTGAGCTGTACAAGGAGCTGTACCAGCAGACATTCGGCGAGAAAGTGGCCAATAACGATCTGGTCGACCTGATGCTCACGAATGTCATGGACAGAGACCGTGAATTCAAGCGGTTTGTGAGGGAGGAGGAACGAAAGAAAAAACAGGAGGCGAAACAGCAGGAACTAGGCGCTGGAACTAACTCCTTAGCTGGAGAAGCTGAGGCCGAACCTCACGCTGAGGCTTTAAGCCATCAGCGTGAGCAACAACATCAAGCATAA
- a CDS encoding helix-turn-helix transcriptional regulator, with protein sequence MDQGNDDKGLRKVIEAGIRKSGSGPKDGQKGKPKGPRSDYLQIEPETPGYKLIQVIFERAVSEGLASTDLAEHLGIAPSTLSHLKTGRRLASSLGRDVIEKFAEWLNYPVLAVLILAEQVRLEDFYSPRNDLDRAIDRALQFMADDPEWGGMMPKDIEGASTHMKLWSVWMYERATKTRLIPGGIDYLDLLKSMDEFRGEYPSQK encoded by the coding sequence TTGGATCAGGGGAATGACGATAAAGGCTTACGTAAGGTTATCGAGGCAGGGATACGGAAAAGTGGATCAGGCCCCAAAGATGGCCAGAAGGGAAAACCCAAAGGGCCAAGATCCGACTACCTGCAAATAGAGCCGGAAACACCTGGCTACAAACTCATTCAGGTAATCTTTGAGCGAGCTGTTAGCGAAGGACTGGCTTCCACTGACCTGGCCGAGCACCTTGGTATTGCGCCGAGCACGTTGAGCCACCTGAAAACTGGGCGAAGGCTAGCAAGTAGCCTGGGGCGAGATGTGATCGAAAAGTTTGCAGAATGGCTGAACTATCCAGTGCTTGCCGTTTTGATTCTGGCCGAGCAAGTGCGTTTGGAGGACTTCTACTCGCCCAGAAATGACCTGGATCGTGCCATCGATCGGGCGCTCCAGTTTATGGCTGATGATCCCGAATGGGGCGGGATGATGCCCAAGGATATTGAAGGCGCTTCAACACACATGAAATTATGGAGCGTATGGATGTATGAACGCGCCACAAAGACTCGCCTGATTCCGGGCGGGATCGATTACCTGGACCTCCTCAAAAGCATGGATGAATTCAGGGGTGAATATCCCAGTCAGAAATAA